In Streptomyces sp. NBC_01381, the sequence TGCGGCCGGAGTCTCGTTTTGGACGATGCCCCCGATTCGATTCACGCCGTGCTCAGGCAACGAGCTCGGCCTTTCATGTCCGGCATGCTCTGGCTGGTCATTCCCGGAAGCGGATTGAACGATGCTGCCGTTCTTCTCATCGTCCCCGGCGGTGGCTGGGCCAATGCTGCCGAGGACTGCTGCGGCAGCCATGGCGGTTACGGTCAGGAGCTTGCGGATGCGCATGTGGGGCGTTCTCCGTTCGAGCGCGGGACATTGGACAGGCCCATATCATCATCACTTGTGAAATTGATGACCAATGCGCCCATCTGTGGGCGAGGCATCCCACAGAGCCAGTGGACCGTGGCGGGGGAGTGCCGGCCGCTGTGCTCGTGCGTCGATGCGCCACCCGACGAACACAGCCTCCGTCAGCACGCGCACCTCGTTCTCGCTGCGCCCGGTGCGGTTCCGCTCGTTGGCCACGGTCGGCAGCGGCAGGCCCTCCGCCGCAGAGGCGGGAGGGTTCGTTACGAACGGCGCGCGCTCGGCCTGATGCGCGGGTGTCATGCCGCCCGTGATGCCGTTCGCGCGGGCCTGACGCCAGCCGGCGACAGCTGTAGCAGCAGGTGCCGCAACATCACGGCCGTGTTGCTGATTCTCATCGACATTTCCGAGCACTGTGATCGCTAAGTGCTGCCCGAAACCGACGACAAACGTTGCCCGCTCCTGCTTACAGACTCAGACAGGGGGCTGCGCGGAATTCGGTGATCCTGGCGAATGGGCACTTATCAGGCCGTTGATCGTGCCAAGCCTGTCTGGCGGGCAGTCGACTACCTGCGGGTGTCTACCGATCAGCAGATCGACGGCTACGGCATCGCGTACATGGGCGACGAGACGGCCGCGTACATCGAGCGCAAGGGCTGGGCCCACGTCGACACCTTCAAGGACGAAAGGGAGTCGGGCACTCTCGCATGGGACAAGCGCGAGGGCGCGACAGAGATCATGTCCCTCGCTCAAAAGAAGCCCTGCCCATTCAATATGGGTAAGCCTTGGAGCGAGGCGAACTTCCGAGTGCGCTTGCTCAATGAGGCCCTGCTAGAGGCTCGGTATGTGTTCCGTGGCAAGAGCGCAAAGGTCGGACCGGACGGAACCCCTGTGTGGGGACCAACTAGCGTTACTCCGCTCGACCCGATGTTTACGCCCGAGGAAGTGACAGAGCTGCGGAGCGGTACAGACAAGCCTCGTCGCGTCCGCTCAGCCACGGGGCGGATTTATACGCTGACAGGGCTAATTCAGAGTCAATGCGGTAAATCTACGTTGGCTGCGCCCCGGCAAATGAAGCAGCGCACTACCTCTGTTCAGGAAAGAGAGAGGCGTATCCAGGGGCGCCAACATGCTCGTGTCCTCAGCTCGATGCTCAGGGCGTGGAGGCCTGGGCCTGGGGGAGTGTCTGCGACTTCCTGAGGGATGGGGACAGGTTGCAGAGGCTCTCTGATGAATGGCTGGGGAAGTCGAGCGAGTCGCAGGAGGACCAGCGGGCAGCGAGCCTTCAAAGGCTTGCGCGAATCAGTGGCCGTTTGGACGCTCTGCCTCGGCTAGAGCAGCAGGAGTTCTTCGGGCTGGCCAACATCAAGATCCTGATCACAGGTACCCCGCCCCCCCATGCATCGCGGGCTCGCCCGCCCCATCGCCGCGTGGTTCCGCACCAATGATCGGTTGGTGCCGACGCTGTGTGACTGCGCCCCTCGGACAGTGCTCGAAGCCTTTCTCAAGAAGGCTCGCACCGGCGTTGCCTGGCCGGAGCTGGACGCTGAGCACGGCTCTACAGGCCTCATTGGGCACTGGAAGCGCTGGAGTGCTTCGGGGCGCTGGGAAAGAGTGATGGGCGCCTTGGAGGGCGCCCATGGGGGTGTGCAAGTAGCGAGGCCTCACCTCTCCCGCCCATGGAAATGACGGGAGAGGTGGAGCCTGGTGTCATCCTCGCGGCATTTTCGGGGTGCGACCTCGTCCCGCACCCTTCGGCATCGGCCCCTTCGGCAGCGGCATGTTGCTCATCAGGTCGCCCATCGCGCGCAGCCGGTCGTTGGTCGCCGTGACCTGCGGGCCCTGGAGGACGCGGGGGAGCTTCAGAAGCGTCGTACGCAGCTTCTTCAGCGGGACCTCGCCCTCGCCGGTGCCGACGATGACGTCATGCACCGGGACGTCCGACACGACGCGCGCCATCTTCTTCTTCTCGGCGGCCAGCAGGCTCTTCACCCGGTTCGGGTTGCCCTCGGCCACGAGCACGATGCCGGCCTTGCCGACCGTGCGGTGCACGACGTCCTGGCTGCGGTTCATCGCCA encodes:
- a CDS encoding DUF4191 domain-containing protein → MARKETAADAANPGRLKQIALTYKMTRKADPRIGLVIAAVGIVTFGVFLAIGFGIGHPIYLGILGFVLAFLAMAIVFGRRAERAAFGQMEGQPGAAAAVLDKIGRGWTTTPAVAMNRSQDVVHRTVGKAGIVLVAEGNPNRVKSLLAAEKKKMARVVSDVPVHDVIVGTGEGEVPLKKLRTTLLKLPRVLQGPQVTATNDRLRAMGDLMSNMPLPKGPMPKGAGRGRTPKMPRG